In Corythoichthys intestinalis isolate RoL2023-P3 chromosome 11, ASM3026506v1, whole genome shotgun sequence, a single genomic region encodes these proteins:
- the LOC130923609 gene encoding complexin-2, whose translation MDFVMKQALGGATKDMGKMLGGEEEKDPDAAKKEEERQEALRQQEEERKAKHARMEAEREKVRQSIRDKYGLKKKEEKEAEEKAAMEQACEGSLTRPKKAIPRGCGDDEDEDDESILDTVLKFLPGPLQDMFKK comes from the exons ATGGACTTTGTGATGAAACAAGCCTTGGGTG GTGCCACCAAAGACATGGGCAAGATGCTGGGCGGCGAGGAGGAGAAGGATCCCGACGCGGCCAAGAAGGAGGAGGAGCGTCAGGAGGCGCTGAGGCAGCAGGAGGAGGAGCGCAAGGCCAAACACGCCCGCATGGAGGCCGAGAGGGAGAAGGTCCGGCAGAGCATCCGGGACAAG TACGGCCTGAAGAAGAAGGAGGAGAAGGAAGCGGAGGAGAAGGCGGCCATGGAGCAGGCGTGCGAGGGTTCCCTGACGCGCCCCAAGAAGGCCatccccagaggttgtggggacGATGAGGACGAGGACGACGAGAGCATCCTGGACACCGTCCTCAAGTTCCTGCCTGGTCCTCTGCAGGACATGTTCAAGAAGTAG